The genome window CGAGCATCCTCTCGAGCGTCCTCTTAGCAGGTACCCTTATCTCTTCGGGCACTTTTATGACGGCCCGCATCTCCTTAAGCGCGCGATACACGCTCTCTAATGTCGTCTTCTTCATGTTAGGGCATACCATATCCCTCCTCAGGGGATGGAAAATCTTGTCGGGATTCTCCTTCCTGAGGCGGTGCATAAGCCCGACCTCCGTACCGACAATAAATTCCCTTGCCTCTGACGCCCGAGCAAACCTGAGCATCCCCGATGTGGATGTCACATGATCTGCCACCTCAAGGACCTCCGGCCTGCACTCGGGATGCGCCATGAAGAGGGCGTTGGGGTATTCTCTCCGCGCCTTCAAAACGTCCTCTCTCGTTACCCTGTCATGGACGTGACAGAAACCGTCCCATGCGATTACCTGCTTCCCCGTATTCCTCTGTGCCCACTGGGAGAGATTCCTGTCAGGGATGCAGATAACCCTGTCACCGGGAAGGGACTCCACCACTTTCACGACATTCGCGGATGTGCAGCATATATCGCTCTCTGCCTTGACATCGGCGGTAGTATTGACATAGGCAACTACGGGCACTCCCGGATACTTGGCCTTCATGTCCCTCAGTGTGAACTCATGGGGGAATATGAAGGTCGGCTGAACATCGTACCCGGGGAAAGTCTTCGACACCCGCCTCGGTGAACTGACCTGAATCATCTCGGCCATCGGACAATTGGCATCACTTTCAGGGAGGAGCACCGTCTTATCCGGAGAGAGGATTGAAGCGCTTTCGGCCATAAAGTTGACACCGCAGAAGACAATAACGTCACAATCTATAGTGGCAGCTTTTCTCGATAGCTCAAGGGAGTCTCCGACGAAATCCGCGATCTCCTGCACCTCGTCTCTCTGATAATTATGGGAGAGGATTATGGCACGCCGTTCATCCCGCAACCTCAGAATTTCTTCGGGGAGGGCTGTCCTGCCGGGCATCAAAACCTTGGAGATCGCTTGCTCAGGGGAGAATTGGTGAACAGAATGATACCTTCTTCAGTCACCACCTTGTAAATCGCCTCAGGCCTTCCGTTTGCAGATGAAGAGGAGGAGACCGGATATGACAGCTTGCCGTTATAGAGGGAAAGGACCCTTCTCACATACTCTCTCGTCTCGGATATCTGGGGAACAGCTCCTGATTTCTCTACAGTCTTTGGTCCGGCGTTATATGCCGCGAGCGCGAGGGTAAGGTCACCGTTAAACTTCTCGATGAGGTATTTCAGATACCGCGTCCCGCCGTCTATATTCTCTTCGGGGTCAAAAGGGTCTCTCACCTGGAGGTCGTTCGCAGTCGTCGGCATCAGCTGCATGAGGCCCTTCGCGCCCTTCCTCGAAACAGCAAAGGGATTTCCATTCGATTCGGCCTTAATGACAGCGTGGATGAGGGAAGGGTCCATCTCGTACTTTGCGGCCTTTTCATGCACGATACTCTGAAATTCTCTCTTCGTCGACTCCGTTCTCACGGGCTCTTTTTGAACGGGCTCCGCCGTCC of Thermodesulfovibrionales bacterium contains these proteins:
- the nadA gene encoding quinolinate synthase, giving the protein MPGRTALPEEILRLRDERRAIILSHNYQRDEVQEIADFVGDSLELSRKAATIDCDVIVFCGVNFMAESASILSPDKTVLLPESDANCPMAEMIQVSSPRRVSKTFPGYDVQPTFIFPHEFTLRDMKAKYPGVPVVAYVNTTADVKAESDICCTSANVVKVVESLPGDRVICIPDRNLSQWAQRNTGKQVIAWDGFCHVHDRVTREDVLKARREYPNALFMAHPECRPEVLEVADHVTSTSGMLRFARASEAREFIVGTEVGLMHRLRKENPDKIFHPLRRDMVCPNMKKTTLESVYRALKEMRAVIKVPEEIRVPAKRTLERMLEIK
- a CDS encoding transglycosylase SLT domain-containing protein — its product is MRLIVSAFVMMLLSTAASEADIYKSIDENGVVCYTDAPMNRGTERVMKNRTAEPVQKEPVRTESTKREFQSIVHEKAAKYEMDPSLIHAVIKAESNGNPFAVSRKGAKGLMQLMPTTANDLQVRDPFDPEENIDGGTRYLKYLIEKFNGDLTLALAAYNAGPKTVEKSGAVPQISETREYVRRVLSLYNGKLSYPVSSSSSANGRPEAIYKVVTEEGIILFTNSPLSKRSPRF